A window of the Helianthus annuus cultivar XRQ/B chromosome 4, HanXRQr2.0-SUNRISE, whole genome shotgun sequence genome harbors these coding sequences:
- the LOC110933845 gene encoding uncharacterized protein LOC110933845, with amino-acid sequence MPSPATIKEMQRLARRLATLNRFLANHAAKFYPFISTLRNCAKKTHFQWTPEAEAAFKQMKECLIQLPTLTAPREKEPLILYLSVAEVAVGAVLMVERENVQTPIYYISKMLTGPETRYSMIEKLVLALVHASRRLRRPRPAIKGQVLADFSTEVPINKVQECEAIQNPVPVFDDRVWTLHTDGASNDDGGGAGLRLVSPDDHELTYAIRLDFRSTNNEAEHEAFLAGLLLALKMGARNLEANVDSKLVAEQVNGHYDAKGEAMALYLEQARILISQFQTFKVNHINRSENKHADALSKLAATSFKHLAKEVRIEVLSNPSVHLKQVNVIEIGNPAWISPIILYLQHGKLPERKAEARKLQHKAINYEMADGVLYRKSFMGPLLRCVDKTDAQYLVREIHEGLCGIHAGPRMVVAKIMSAGYYWPGMHVDAVELLRRCTACQRHAPKTLQPKNPLVPVTSAWPFQQWGIDLVGPFPDAPGAVKFIIVAVDYFTKWVEAKALASTTAMVIRKFIWEYIICRFGLPLCIISDNGTNFASEDFQK; translated from the exons ATGCCATCACCTGCAACAATAAAAGAAATGCAAAGACTCGCCAGACGCTTAGCAACCTTGAATAGATTCTTGGCAAATCATGCGGCAAAATTTTACCCATTCATCAGTACACTACGAAACTGCGCCAAGAAAACCCACTTCCAATGGACACCAGAAGCAGAAGCAGCCTTCAAACAAATGAAGGAATGTCTAATTCAGTTACCAACACTAACAGCACCACGAGAAAAAGAACCACTGATCTTATATTTATCTGTTGCGGAAGTAGCGGTTGGTGCAGTATTAATggtggagagagaaaatgttCAAACTCCAATTTACTATATAAGCAAGATGCTCACCGGACCAGAAACCCGCTACTCAATGATAGAAAAACTGGTCCTAGCATTAGTACATGCATCAAGGCGCTTACGTCG ACCAAGACCAGCAATCAAAGGGCAAGTTTTAGCGGACTTTTCCACAGAAGTTCCCATCAACAAAGTTCAAGAGTGCGAAGCAATCCAGAACCCTGTTCCTGTTTTCGACGATAGAGTCTGGACTCTACACACAGATGGAGCTTCCAATGACGACGGAGGAGGCGCAGGTCTTCGATTAGTCAGTCCTGATGATCACGAACTTACCTATGCCATACGCCTGGATTTCCGAAGCACAAACAACGAAGCAGAGCATGAAGCGTTCTTAGCAGGTCTCCTCTTAGCGCTTAAAATGGGGGCAAGAAACCTTGAAGCTAACGTTGATTCAAAACTAGTGGCCGAGCAGGTTAACGGGCACTATGATGCAAAAGGAGAAGCCATGGCGTTATACCTTGAACAAGCGCGGATATTAATCAGCCAATTTCAGACGTTCAAGGTTAACCATATAAACAGAAGCGAAAACAAGCACGCAGATGCACTAAGCAAATTGGCAGCCACCAGCTTCAAGCACTTAGCAAAAGAAGTGCGCATCGAGGTATTATCCAATCCTTCTGTTCATCTCAAACAAGTGAACGTTATAGAAATCGGGAATCCGGCCTGGATCTCTCCGATCATTTTATACCTTCAACATGGGAAACTCCCAGAAAGAAAGGCAGAAGCTCGAAAACTCCAACACAAGGCAATAAACTATGAAATGGCGGATGGCGTTCTGTACCGAAAGTCATTTATGGGACCATTGCTACGTTGTGTCGACAAAACAGATGCGCAATACTTGGTCCGAGAAATCCATGAGGGATTATGCGGAATACACGCAGGGCCGCGCATGGTTGTGGCAAAAATAATGAGcgcaggatactattggccgggAATGCACGTGGACGCAGTAGAATTATTACGGAGATGCACAGCTTGTCAACGCCATGCACCAAAAACACTTCAACCAAAAAATCCACTCGTACCGGTCACTTCCGCCTGGCCTTTCCAACAATGGGGCATCGATCTCGTTGGCCCATTTCCTGACGCGCCAGGCGCAGTAAAATTCATCATTGTAGCAGTCGactatttcacaaaatgggtTGAAGCCAAGGCACTAGCCTCCACAACAGCAATGGTAATTCGCAAATTTATATGGGAATATATTATTTGCAGATTCGGATTACCATTGTGCATCATCTCCGACAACGGCACCAATTTTGCCTCAGAAGACTTTCAGAAATGA